The window GCCTCGCGGATCCGGCAGGAGGCGCTCGACAATCTCGACGCGCACCTCGCCCGGTTCATCACCGAGGCGAGGAACCTCGGCGCGGTGGTCCATGCGGCGCGGGACGGGTCGGAGGCCCGGGAGATCGCCGTTCGGATCGCCCGGGAGGAAGGGGTCTCCCTCGCCGTCAAATCGAAGTCGATGGTCGCCGAGGAGGTAGGCCTGAACGACGCGCTCGAGGCCGCGGGGATCGAAGTGGTCGAGACCGACCTCGGGGAGTACATCATCCAGCTCGCGGGGGAGGCGCCGTCGCACCTCATCGCCCCCGCGATCCACAAGACGCGCGAGGAGGTTTCCCGTCTCTTCGAGGAGAAACTCGGGGAGCCGTACACCGAGGAGATCCCCGCGCTCACGCGGATCGCCCGCAGGCGGCTGCGGGACAAGTTCTTCTCCGCGCAGATGGGGATCAGCGGCGCGAACTTTCTGTGCGCGGACACGGGATCGGTGGTCCTTGTCACGAACGAGGGGAACGGCAGGATGGTAACCACCCTCCCGCGCGTTCACCTGGTCATCACGGGGATCGACAAGGTCATCCCCCGGCTCGCCGATCTGCCCGTCCTGATGTCGCTCCTCTCGCGAAGCGCCACGGGCCAGGCCCTCTCCTCGTACGTGTCCGTCCTGACCGGGGCGAAGCGCCCCGGGGACGCCGAGGGTCCCGAGAGGCTCCACATCATCCTTCTGGACAACGGGCGCACCGGGATCCTGCAGGGGAAGTACCGGGAGATCCTGAAATGCATCCGGTGCGGCGCCTGCCTCAACGTCTGCCCGGTGTTCCAGAGCGTCGGCGGGCACGCCTACGGCTGGGTGTACCACGGACCGGTGGGATCGGTCCTGACGCCGCTTCTTCTCGGGCTCCCGGAGTCGTCTCCCCTTCCCGACGCCAGCACGCTGTGCGGCGCCTGCGAGGAGGTCTGCCCCGTCAAGATCCCGCTTCCCGGGATGCTCGTGGAA of the Candidatus Deferrimicrobiaceae bacterium genome contains:
- a CDS encoding LutB/LldF family L-lactate oxidation iron-sulfur protein, producing the protein ASRIRQEALDNLDAHLARFITEARNLGAVVHAARDGSEAREIAVRIAREEGVSLAVKSKSMVAEEVGLNDALEAAGIEVVETDLGEYIIQLAGEAPSHLIAPAIHKTREEVSRLFEEKLGEPYTEEIPALTRIARRRLRDKFFSAQMGISGANFLCADTGSVVLVTNEGNGRMVTTLPRVHLVITGIDKVIPRLADLPVLMSLLSRSATGQALSSYVSVLTGAKRPGDAEGPERLHIILLDNGRTGILQGKYREILKCIRCGACLNVCPVFQSVGGHAYGWVYHGPVGSVLTPLLLGLPESSPLPDASTLCGACEEVCPVKIPLPGMLVELRADGRAQGLKSPAEVLGMKAFASVMSRAGILEAFQRMAGVVSQLLFKERKVEWLPFQLSGWTERRDFPAPAPQPFRKLWKKQRGIRPWTR